The sequence ACGCGGGCCTGGCCCAGTCGATGTCCCGGCGAGCGAACTGCCTGGACAACTCCATGGCCGAGAACTTCTTCGGTCATTTGAAGGAAGAACTGTTCCACCACAACAGCTTCGACACCGTCGAGGAGTTCACCGCCGAGCTGGACGAGTACATCGACTGGTACAACACGATCCGCATCTCGACCACGCTTGAAGGCCTGAGCCCGGCCGAATACCGAGCCCAGGCCCTCAAGCCCTAGCTTTACCTAGCCAGTCCAACTTCCAGGGGTCAGTTCACAGGAAAGTCCCCTTCAGCGCATCACATGAGATGAACGTCCCCTTCAGGGCGGCGGGACGGGCGCGACTTTGCCGGAGCCCTGTCGCCAGACGTCATGAACGACCCGTTCATGACGACCGGCGACGCCGGGCAGACAGCGCCCGACTTTGCCGGGACCCTGGACATGAGAGCCATGAGGGTGCCCCTCATGACCTACCCGGCAGCGGCTCGTAACCGGCGCCAGTTCTGGACGGCTTCCTCGACGTCCACCAGCGCCACCGTCAGCGGCGGTCCGGTGTGGTGGTTGAGGTAGGCCTGCCGGATCCGCTCGTTGAGGTCGGTCACGACTTCCCGCACCCGCGCTTCGGCGCGCTCGGCGGCGAGCGTCGCCGGCAGGTCCTGGACTTCGCGTTTGAGCGCGAGCGCCGGCGGCAGCAGTGCCTTCGTGTCGTGGCCGCCCTTGCGGACTTCGCGCAGGACCCAGTCGGTCGCCGCGTCGTTGCCGGTCGGTTTCGGCAGTGGCTTGCCGGTGCCGGGCAGGTCGTCGAAGGCGCCGCGGTCGCGGGCCTCTTCGAGCTGCCGGTCCACCCACCAGCGGAAGGAGACCTTGGGCGGCTTGCGTCGGTTCATCGGCTCACACCCCCTCGCTGCTCTCCAGGGTAATCTCCGGGGGAGGAGCGAGGGGACCGCATGACCGTCGAACGCAGTGGCGCCGATGACGTCGACCGCACACTCGCGCTGCTCTGGCGCGCTCGCGGCGGCACTTCCGAACCGACGAGGGGGCGGCGCCCGACGCTGACGGTGGAGCGGATCGTCGCCGCCGCGATCGCGGTCGCGGACGCCGACGGGCTGGCCGCCGCGTCGATGCACCGGGTCGCCAAGGAACTCGGCGCCGGCACCATGACGCTGTACACCTACGTGCCCGGCAAGGCCGAGCTGGTGGACCTGATGGTCGACGACGTCCTCGTCGAGCGGCGGCTGCCGGGGCCGGGCGAACCGCGTTCCGGTGATTGGCGCGAGCAGGTGGCGCTCTACGCCGAACGGACCAGGGCGGCCTACCGCGCCCACCCGTGGCTGTGCGAGGTTTCGCGGGTCCGGCCGCCGCTGGGCCCGGGGCAGCTGGCCGGCCAGGAGTACCTGCTGTCCATTGTGGACGCACTCGGGCTGCCGCCGCGGCAGGCGGTCGCCGCGGCCAACGCGATCGGCACCTACGTCGACGCGAACGCCGCGCTCGGCGCGGAGAACACCCGGCTCGAGCGCAGCACGGGCCAGTCGACGGAGGCTTGGTGGCACCAGCGGTCGTCGTTCTGGGAGGACTACTTCGTGGTCGACGCGCACCCGGCGATGAACCGGATCTGGCTGGGTGGCGGGTTTGACCAGAGCGCCGAGGCGCAGGGTGACAAGGGGTACGAGTTCGGGTTGAACCGCATGCTCGACGGGATCGAGGCTCTGGTCGGTTAATGTCACGCGTCGAAAGTTGGTTGACGCTCGGGCCGAGCGCCCCAATGAGGTTTTCTCAGTAGCGTCCGTGGTGTTCGTGGTGGGTGAGGACGAGGGCTGCTTGGACGATGGTGCCGATGCGGTGTGGGCAGAGGCTGATGCGGTGTAGGGCTGACCAGCGGGTTTTGAGGATGGCCATGGCGCGTTCGCCGAGGGCGCGGGCTCGGGATTGCAGCTGGTTGTAGACCCGTTGGCGGAGGTGGAGGGGTGGTTGGCCGGCGGCTTTCTTGACCGGGGTGTAGATGCCGATGCCGGCGGAGTGGTAGGCCTTGTCGGCCAGGGTGGGCAGGCCGTGGGCTGCGGCGGCGGTTAACGCGCCGATGATGTCGAGGTCGCGGGCGGCGGAGAGGTCGTTGCGGGAGCCGGGCAGCACCGGGGAGACCCACAGCGGGAATCCGTCGGCGCTGGCCAGGAACTGGATGTTTCCGCCGAAGGCTCGGTGTTTGCCCGAGTACCACAGGTGCACGGTCCGGCCGCGGTTCTTGCCTTTGGTTTTGGTCGTGGTCGCCGCGACCCGGTCGCAGGAGATGAGGCTGCCGTCGAGGATCACGTGGGTGTCACCCCGGGCGCGGCGGTCGGCCAGGACTTGGTGCAGGTCCGGGGCTTGGGCGGCGAGGGCGGTGATGGCTTCGTGCAGGTAGCGGTAGGCGGTGGCGGTGCTGATGTGGTGGTCGGTGGCCAGCCGGTGCACGGGGGTGGCGTCGCGGAACCAGCGCAGCGCCAGGACCGCGTGCCGGTAGGGGGTCAGGGCGCGCCGGCCGCGGCGGGTGCCGCGCCGCAGCCGCTCGGTCTGCAGGACACGGGCAACGAACCAGACCAGCTCGCGCGCCACGTCGAGGGTGGCGCCATAATTGATCACGTGGGGCCTCTGGAACCTCGGACTTGATCTTCGCAAATCCAGTCCTACCAGGGGCCCCACGCCTATTCGCGGAACCACACCGCTACTGAGAAAACCTCAATGTGGCGTTCGGTGCGTCCAGTGCACCCAATGTGGCGTTCGGTGCGTCAGACGCAACCAACGCCACATTGGGGCGCACGCCGGGCTGCCGTCGACGAACATCGGACGCGCGACACTAGCGGCGGCTGCGCCACCTCAACCGGCGCCGCTCCTGGCGGGGCACTTCCGCCGTCGAGTCACCGCGCAGCAAATCGCGGCACACCGGGTCGAAACGGCCGGGGGCCTCGATCATCGGGGCCGCCAGCACCAGGTGGCCGCACACCGCGCGGAATCGCCCGTCGTGCCGGCCCGCCGCGAACTCTTCTTCGGTGACGGCGTGGGTGTAACCGTCGGTGTCGCAGCGGATGTGCACCAGGAACGGCTCCACCGGGCTCAGCCCGCCGGGGTCGTCGAGGTGGTTTCGGTCGGGGTGGCCGCCGAGTCGGCCGGGGTGGTGCCGGCCGTCGTCGGCGTCGGGGTGGTGCTCGTCGTCGACGGGGGCGGCGTGCTGGTGGACGTCGGCGGCGGCGTCGTCGGGTCCGTGGTCGGGGTGGTCGGCTTGGTGGTCGGGCTGGTCGGCGACGTCGGGGACGTCGGCGTGGTGCTGCCCGGCGGCGTCGACGTGCCCGGCAGCGAGCCCGGCGGCTGGGCGGTCACCGGCGGCGCGGGCGGCGCCGGGACGCCGACCGGGGCACCCGCCGCGGCGGCGTCCGGGGCGTCGGGCGCGCCGATCGGCACCTGGCTGTCGGGGAGCTGGGCGACGCCGCCGCGGTAGGCCGCGGCCCACGCCATCACCGTGTCCACATAGGACTGCGAGTTGTTGTAGCGGCGCACGGCGATGCGCTGTCCCGCGTCGGTCGAGAGGTCCAGCCCGCCCGAGCACAGGTAGCGCGCGGTGGCCAGTGCCTCGTCGTAGATGTTGTTCGGGTTCGACACGCCGTCGCCGTTGCCGTCGGAGGCGTAGCCGCGCCACGTCGACGGGATGAACTGCGTCGGGCCGACCGCGCGGTCCCACACGGCGTCGCCGTCGTACTTGCCGCCGTCGGTGTCCGGGATCGCCGCGAACGCGCCGGCGCCGTTGAGTACCGGGCCGAGGATCGGTTCGAGGGTGTCGCCCTTGGCGTTGACGTACCCGCCGCGGGCGTGGTTCGACTCGATCCGGCCGATGCTCGCGATCAGCGCCCAGTCCAGGTGGCAGTTCGGCTGCTCCTTGGCCAGGATGTCGGCCGCGTTCTGGTACGCCTTCAGCATGCTGCCCGGGATGCCGAGCGGGCCGGAGATGCCCGCCGAGCCCGCCCGCCCGCCCGGCACGACCAGCGGCGTGGGCAGCGGGGGCTGGGGGAGGCTGCCGTCGACGGCGATGGGCGGCATGACGATGTTCGGCGGCTGCAGCGGCGCGGCCTGGTCCGGGAGGAGGGCGTTGCCGGTGTCGGCGACCACGACCGGCGTGGGCAGGCCGGTGGTCAGCGTCGGCAGCACGACGAGTGCGCCGCCCGCGAGCGCGGCCGCGGCGCGGCGGACCGCCCGCGAGCT is a genomic window of Amycolatopsis lexingtonensis containing:
- a CDS encoding lytic transglycosylase domain-containing protein, with amino-acid sequence MPKHRPRRKSSRAVRRAAAALAGGALVVLPTLTTGLPTPVVVADTGNALLPDQAAPLQPPNIVMPPIAVDGSLPQPPLPTPLVVPGGRAGSAGISGPLGIPGSMLKAYQNAADILAKEQPNCHLDWALIASIGRIESNHARGGYVNAKGDTLEPILGPVLNGAGAFAAIPDTDGGKYDGDAVWDRAVGPTQFIPSTWRGYASDGNGDGVSNPNNIYDEALATARYLCSGGLDLSTDAGQRIAVRRYNNSQSYVDTVMAWAAAYRGGVAQLPDSQVPIGAPDAPDAAAAGAPVGVPAPPAPPVTAQPPGSLPGTSTPPGSTTPTSPTSPTSPTTKPTTPTTDPTTPPPTSTSTPPPSTTSTTPTPTTAGTTPADSAATPTETTSTTPAG
- a CDS encoding transposase family protein, producing MINYGATLDVARELVWFVARVLQTERLRRGTRRGRRALTPYRHAVLALRWFRDATPVHRLATDHHISTATAYRYLHEAITALAAQAPDLHQVLADRRARGDTHVILDGSLISCDRVAATTTKTKGKNRGRTVHLWYSGKHRAFGGNIQFLASADGFPLWVSPVLPGSRNDLSAARDLDIIGALTAAAAHGLPTLADKAYHSAGIGIYTPVKKAAGQPPLHLRQRVYNQLQSRARALGERAMAILKTRWSALHRISLCPHRIGTIVQAALVLTHHEHHGRY
- a CDS encoding TetR/AcrR family transcriptional regulator C-terminal domain-containing protein codes for the protein MTVERSGADDVDRTLALLWRARGGTSEPTRGRRPTLTVERIVAAAIAVADADGLAAASMHRVAKELGAGTMTLYTYVPGKAELVDLMVDDVLVERRLPGPGEPRSGDWREQVALYAERTRAAYRAHPWLCEVSRVRPPLGPGQLAGQEYLLSIVDALGLPPRQAVAAANAIGTYVDANAALGAENTRLERSTGQSTEAWWHQRSSFWEDYFVVDAHPAMNRIWLGGGFDQSAEAQGDKGYEFGLNRMLDGIEALVG
- a CDS encoding DUF1992 domain-containing protein encodes the protein MNRRKPPKVSFRWWVDRQLEEARDRGAFDDLPGTGKPLPKPTGNDAATDWVLREVRKGGHDTKALLPPALALKREVQDLPATLAAERAEARVREVVTDLNERIRQAYLNHHTGPPLTVALVDVEEAVQNWRRLRAAAG